In Eriocheir sinensis breed Jianghai 21 chromosome 8, ASM2467909v1, whole genome shotgun sequence, the following proteins share a genomic window:
- the LOC126995412 gene encoding uncharacterized protein LOC126995412 isoform X2 — protein MMLAGVRTVGGKAVMVVGGGGGGYPVARSHSVIRKVLLQEGKKKSKRKWHTHEAIPKPGDAVASVVSGGGGGEGGKMKRVPKNEPRLRALNKVYLNKISEILSMGDFANDLYGRGLELSEVRIHPDLRGVNVYWMASGEPQQDREMDELLNGHAREIRHQISSLRLLGHSPPIRFFRDDRHHKLQEVERLLALADYGDDFEPTDPSHHLRASVITTTTTTPLPPKLKAAIEDLDRQTDTDKREEEEEEEEKLDHFEDALMIAKTWTQQEEVESVATPTTTTTTTADAATVTLPKDLPIMRGDVLGVNTSKIYKMIQQNMSRAKVEEKEKEEEKGVAVVGEGGGETDPKHPIPLNLY, from the exons ATGATGCTGGCGGGGGTGAGAACCGTGGGCGGgaaggcggtgatggtggtgggtggcggtggtggtggctaccCAGTGGCTCGCTCCCACAGTGTCATCCGAAAGGTGCTGCTGCAGGAAGGCAAAAAGAAGAG CAAAAGGAAATGGCACACACATGAAGCCATTCCGAAGCCGGGTGATGCAGTGGCTTCAGTGGTgtcgggagggggagggggagagggcggCAAGATGAAGAGGGTGCCCAAGAACGAGCCTCGTCTCCGCGCGCTCAACAAAGTCTACCTCAACAAGATATCGGAAATCCTCTCGATGGGGGACTTTGCTAATGACTTGTATGGCCGAGGACTGGAGCTGTCGGAG GTCCGCATTCACCCTGACCTGAGGGGTGTCAACGTGTACTGGATGGCCAGCGGGGAGCCTCAGCAGGACAGGGAGATGGACGAGCTTCTCAACGGACACGCCAGGGAGATACGCCACCAGATAAGCTCCCTAAGGCTGCTCGGACACTCCCCGCCCATTAGATTTTTCAGGG atgaCCGCCACCACAAGCTGCAGGAGGTGGAGCGGTTGCTTGCCTTGGCGGACTATGGTGATGACTTTGAGCCAACCGACCCCTCTCATCACCTCCGAgcctctgtcatcaccaccaccaccaccaccccgctccCCCCAAAACTGAAg gcAGCGATCGAGGacttggacagacagacagacacagacaagagagaggaggaagaggaagaggaggagaagttggaccATTTTGAAGATGCTCTGATGATCGCAAAGACTTGGACACagcaggaagaagtagaaagtgtggctactcctactactactactactactactgctgatgcTGCTACTGTCACCCTACCCAAAGATCTTCCTATCATGAGAGGGGATGTGCTTGGCGTCAATACAAGTAAAATATATAAGATG ATCCAGCAGAACATGAGCAGGGCCAaagttgaggagaaagagaaggaggaggaaaaaggagtagcagtagtaggagaaggaggaggagaaacagacccAAAGCATCCAATCCCCCTTAACCTATACTaa
- the LOC126995412 gene encoding uncharacterized protein LOC126995412 isoform X1, which translates to MMLAGVRTVGGKAVMVVGGGGGGYPVARSHSVIRKVLLQEGKKKSKRKWHTHEAIPKPGDAVASVVSGGGGGEGGKMKRVPKNEPRLRALNKVYLNKISEILSMGDFANDLYGRGLELSEVRIHPDLRGVNVYWMASGEPQQDREMDELLNGHAREIRHQISSLRLLGHSPPIRFFRDDRHHKLQEVERLLALADYGDDFEPTDPSHHLRASVITTTTTTPLPPKLKAAIEDLDRQTDTDKREEEEEEEEKLDHFEDALMIAKTWTQQEEVESVATPTTTTTTTADAATVTLPKDLPIMRGDVLGVNTSKIYKMIQQNMSRAKADHRRHLTPPDEEPGRDSNHHLSSPSSDQPSSSTSHPLYTTGRSKDIQQWASRYKQMQQKEKRSKNREVEMLSALPSRQGYEEEEEEEEVGEVHWVEEEVEEEEVFK; encoded by the exons ATGATGCTGGCGGGGGTGAGAACCGTGGGCGGgaaggcggtgatggtggtgggtggcggtggtggtggctaccCAGTGGCTCGCTCCCACAGTGTCATCCGAAAGGTGCTGCTGCAGGAAGGCAAAAAGAAGAG CAAAAGGAAATGGCACACACATGAAGCCATTCCGAAGCCGGGTGATGCAGTGGCTTCAGTGGTgtcgggagggggagggggagagggcggCAAGATGAAGAGGGTGCCCAAGAACGAGCCTCGTCTCCGCGCGCTCAACAAAGTCTACCTCAACAAGATATCGGAAATCCTCTCGATGGGGGACTTTGCTAATGACTTGTATGGCCGAGGACTGGAGCTGTCGGAG GTCCGCATTCACCCTGACCTGAGGGGTGTCAACGTGTACTGGATGGCCAGCGGGGAGCCTCAGCAGGACAGGGAGATGGACGAGCTTCTCAACGGACACGCCAGGGAGATACGCCACCAGATAAGCTCCCTAAGGCTGCTCGGACACTCCCCGCCCATTAGATTTTTCAGGG atgaCCGCCACCACAAGCTGCAGGAGGTGGAGCGGTTGCTTGCCTTGGCGGACTATGGTGATGACTTTGAGCCAACCGACCCCTCTCATCACCTCCGAgcctctgtcatcaccaccaccaccaccaccccgctccCCCCAAAACTGAAg gcAGCGATCGAGGacttggacagacagacagacacagacaagagagaggaggaagaggaagaggaggagaagttggaccATTTTGAAGATGCTCTGATGATCGCAAAGACTTGGACACagcaggaagaagtagaaagtgtggctactcctactactactactactactactgctgatgcTGCTACTGTCACCCTACCCAAAGATCTTCCTATCATGAGAGGGGATGTGCTTGGCGTCAATACAAGTAAAATATATAAGATG aTCCAGCAGAACATGAGCAGGGCAAAAGCAGACCACAGACGGCACCTAACACCACCTGACGAGGAACCAGGAAGGGACTCGAACCATCACCTCAGCAGCCCCTCCTCTGACCAGCCCAGCAGCAGCACTTCCCACCCCCTCTACACCACCGGCAGGAGCAAGGACATCCAGCAGTGGGCCAGCAGATATAAGCAGATGcagcagaaggagaagaggagtaagaacaGAGAGGTGGAGATGTTGTCCGCTCTTCCAAGCCGGCaaggatatgaagaagaggaggaggaagaggaggtgggagaggtacattgggtggaggaggaggtggaggaggaggaggtgtttaaaTAG
- the LOC126995407 gene encoding acid ceramidase-like: MKGYTMLLPSLMLLALTCCMLSPAPAAEAVTVQKSPFVGCEVNAFPPNKSAAVPKYVINLNLAPQDRWTQLITDKRDQLRALVSDMRNLTRGLLGDWLFNVVINNLDHLTTTLPSPYREEVEGISKASGLLVSEVTLYNIFYEVFTFCTSIIGQDANGKLYHGRNLDFGLFLGWNPKEHTWKVAELLKPLVVQQEWQRDGKTVYESVNYAGYVGVMTAVKKDKFTFSLDERFVMEGGYVGLLEWMLLGDHKQKWNAFITREVMEGAETYEAAKHMLSHTRLLAPVYFILGGAKPGQGTIITRWRDNFHTDDLSTKLSTSSSSSSSAWFLVETNYDQWVSPPFYDDRRTPAVHCLRAAGRANMSLPLLYNVLSTRPVLNKLTTYTSLMQVNSGEIGAWLRSCDDPCWPW, from the exons ATGAAAGGCTACACAATGCTGCTGCCCTCCCTGATGCTGCTGGCGCTGACGTGCTGCATGCTGAGCCCCGCCCCTGCTGCTGAGGCTGTCACGGTGCAGAAAAGCcct TTCGTGGGCTGTGAGGTGAATGCCTTCCCCCCTAACAAAAG cGCTGCCGTGCCCAAGTATGTGATCAACCTGAATCTGGCGCCTCAGGACAGGTGGACGCAGCTCATCACCGACAAGAgggaccag CTGAGGGCCCTGGTGTCGGACATGAGGAACCTAACTCGTGGGCTGCTCGGCGATTGGCTCTTCAATGTCGTCATAAACAACCTGGACCAT ctCACCACCACCCTGCCGTCCCCTTAccgtgaggaggtggagggcatCAGCAAGGCATCGGGGCTACTTGTGTCTGAGGTGACCCTGTACAACATCTTCTACGAGGTGTTCACATTCTGCACCTCCATCATCGGACAGGACGCGAACGGCAAGCTGTACCATGGAAGGAACCTCGACTTTGGCCTCTTCCTGGG GTGGAACCCCAAGGAGCACACGTGGAAGGTGGCGGAGTTGCTCAAGCCCTTGGTGGTGCAGCAGGAGTGGCAGCGCGACGGCAAGACTGTCTATGAGTCCGTCAACTACGCTGGCTATGTGGGGGTGATGACCGCTGtgaagaag gACAAGTTCACCTTCAGCCTGGACGAGAGGTTTGTCATGGAAGGCGGTTACGTTGGACTGCTGGAATGGATGCTGCTGGGTGATCATAAGCAGAa atGGAACGCCTTCATAacgagggaggtgatggagggggcgGAGACGTACGAGGCAGCCAAACACATGCTCTCCCACACCCGACTCCTGGCACCTGTCTACTTCATCCTGGGCGGGGCAAAGCCGGGGcag GGCACCATCATCACTCGCTGGCGGGATAACTTCCACACCGATGACCTCTCCACCAAactatccacctcttcctcctcctcctcctctgcctggtTCCTGGTGGAGACAAACTACGACCAGTGGGTGAGTCCGCCCTTCTACGACGACCGACGCACCCCTGCCGTCCACTGTCTCCGGGCCGCTGGGCGGGCAAACATGTCCCTGCCCCTGCTCTACAATGTGCTCTCCACACGCCCGGTGCTCAACAAG CTGACGACCTACACCAGCCTAATGCAGGTCAACAGTGGGGAGATCGGTGCCTGGCTACGCTCATGTGATGACCCGTGCTGGCCATGGTAG